One window of Desertifilum tharense IPPAS B-1220 genomic DNA carries:
- a CDS encoding vanadium-dependent haloperoxidase gives MLELQDLFDESYYLSLYKGVAEAVANGGFTSGFDHYLKHGQHEQRNPSAFFNENYYLAQNEGVAVAVENGFFICGLDHYLKHGQYEQRDPSALFNESFYRRENLDVAAAVDPLTGGIVNCLEHYLRFGINEGRDPCARTVVIWDEVAQEAVRNTNPGPTIASRAYAIVHTAIFDAWAAYDPIAIATQLGDTLQQPESENTVFNKSEAISYAAYWTLVDLFPTQVDLFNSVMAQLGYDPQNTAPQSTTPSGIGYQSAQALLEYCHIDGSNQLEQYQDFTGYLPENSADLIKDPNYWQPLRLPNGQTQKFLTPHWGDIKPFGLTSGSQFRPPAPPAYGSLEFREQVDEVLTISANLTDTQKMIAEFWESGAGTSFPPGTWLSIGQFVSERDTHTLDQDVQLFFTLGNAVFDAGIAAWEAKRYYDFVRPISAIRYIYKDEAVEAWGGPGLGKQTINGSDWRPYLTTPPFSEYVSGHSTFSAASAEVLKRFTGSDVFGASTTIFQGTSRIESGTYPQTDITLSWATFSEAAAQAGMSRIYGGIHFHDGNVNGIRLGRQVGEQVWQRAQFFIQGGRET, from the coding sequence ATGCTAGAACTGCAAGACCTCTTTGATGAAAGTTACTATCTCAGCCTCTACAAAGGTGTGGCTGAAGCCGTCGCCAACGGGGGGTTTACCTCTGGATTTGACCATTACCTTAAACACGGACAGCACGAACAGCGCAACCCTAGCGCTTTTTTTAATGAAAATTATTACCTAGCCCAAAACGAAGGCGTCGCCGTTGCAGTAGAAAACGGTTTTTTTATTTGCGGCCTCGACCATTATCTCAAACACGGACAGTACGAACAGCGCGACCCTAGCGCCCTATTCAACGAAAGCTTTTATCGTCGAGAAAACCTCGATGTTGCCGCCGCCGTAGACCCTTTAACAGGGGGTATAGTGAACTGTTTAGAACATTATCTGCGCTTTGGCATCAACGAGGGACGCGATCCTTGTGCCCGTACCGTCGTCATTTGGGATGAAGTTGCCCAAGAAGCCGTCCGCAACACCAACCCCGGCCCGACGATTGCCTCTAGGGCTTATGCTATCGTCCATACCGCGATTTTTGATGCGTGGGCGGCCTATGACCCGATTGCGATCGCCACTCAGTTAGGCGATACTCTGCAACAACCCGAAAGCGAGAATACCGTCTTTAACAAAAGCGAAGCCATCAGCTATGCGGCTTACTGGACGCTAGTAGACTTATTCCCCACCCAGGTAGACCTGTTTAATAGCGTGATGGCTCAACTGGGTTACGATCCACAAAATACCGCCCCCCAATCTACCACGCCTAGCGGTATCGGCTATCAATCCGCCCAAGCCTTACTGGAATATTGCCATATTGACGGATCGAACCAACTCGAACAATATCAAGACTTTACAGGATATCTCCCCGAAAATAGCGCAGACCTGATTAAAGACCCCAACTACTGGCAGCCCTTACGCCTACCCAACGGTCAAACCCAGAAATTCCTCACCCCCCACTGGGGAGACATTAAACCTTTTGGGTTAACCTCCGGTTCCCAGTTCCGGCCGCCTGCACCTCCAGCTTACGGGAGTTTAGAATTCCGCGAACAAGTCGATGAAGTCCTCACTATTAGCGCCAACCTCACCGACACGCAAAAAATGATTGCCGAGTTTTGGGAAAGCGGGGCCGGAACCTCCTTCCCGCCTGGAACTTGGTTGAGTATTGGGCAATTTGTTTCCGAACGCGATACCCATACCTTAGACCAAGACGTACAACTGTTTTTTACCCTTGGTAATGCCGTTTTTGATGCCGGAATTGCAGCTTGGGAAGCCAAACGTTACTACGACTTTGTGCGACCGATTAGCGCGATTCGCTATATTTACAAGGATGAAGCCGTAGAAGCTTGGGGCGGCCCCGGACTTGGCAAACAAACCATTAATGGGTCAGACTGGAGACCTTATCTAACAACACCGCCCTTTTCTGAGTATGTTTCCGGACACAGTACCTTTAGTGCTGCTTCCGCCGAAGTGCTGAAGCGGTTTACAGGCAGCGATGTTTTTGGGGCTTCTACCACGATTTTCCAAGGAACCTCGCGCATTGAATCGGGTACCTATCCCCAAACGGATATTACCCTGTCCTGGGCAACCTTTTCCGAGGCGGCCGCCCAAGCGGGGATGTCTCGCATCTATGGTGGAATTCATTTTCACGATGGCAATGTCAATGGGATACGTTTAGGCCGACAAGTGGGCGAACAAGTTTGGCAGCGCGCCCAATTCTTCATCCAAGGCGGAAGGGAAACCTAA
- a CDS encoding response regulator, whose product MNCPPLKRILFVEDDPDIQTVASLGLKAVGGFTVQICSSGKEAVETAPQFDPDLILLDVMMPGMDGISTLKALRQLPETSETPIIFLTAKVQTHEVLSYKQLGVLDTIAKPFDPMTLSTIIQQMWQAYHNS is encoded by the coding sequence ATGAATTGTCCTCCTCTTAAGCGCATTCTGTTTGTCGAAGACGATCCGGATATTCAAACCGTTGCGAGTCTTGGCTTAAAAGCAGTGGGCGGGTTTACAGTACAAATTTGTTCTTCAGGGAAAGAAGCCGTTGAAACCGCCCCACAATTCGATCCCGATCTGATTTTATTAGATGTGATGATGCCGGGAATGGATGGAATTTCCACGCTGAAAGCCTTGCGCCAACTCCCGGAAACCAGCGAGACGCCCATTATCTTTTTAACGGCGAAGGTGCAAACCCATGAAGTCCTCTCCTATAAGCAGTTGGGCGTTCTGGATACGATCGCCAAACCCTTCGATCCGATGACGCTTTCCACGATTATTCAGCAAATGTGGCAAGCGTACCATAACAGTTAG
- a CDS encoding diguanylate cyclase domain-containing protein — MSEDLQSIELATASLNLQASPPSLVHRYQVWRRQWIVNRLRLGLGVILGSFIVFVLLENVATSDPVAMRLLSLRLSTGVALAASWGFSLSVWGSWNPWIGLGVASGSVTLLPQVLASLGGQAFFDPQVWILMFLLQGVCFPVRWWMHAIAQALPLVYFAIAYWLLQLPLVELYPHNILETYLNLAGLSVICSVAVYGFERSRYGEFTAQQKITELCEKLESQTTIDPLTQLANRRRFEEYLEQEWRRMGRELQPLSLIVCQVDAFSHYLYTYGQEIGDECLQQMAQAIQKGVQRPADLTVRYTMDAFIILLPNTDASGAMRVATKIRTAVNQLKIFHANSPARAYVTMSFGVSSAIPQRNSMPISLAIDAEAALHQAKLRGGDRILQYPLNRD, encoded by the coding sequence ATGTCTGAGGATTTGCAGTCAATTGAATTGGCAACAGCATCCCTAAATTTGCAGGCGTCTCCCCCTTCCCTGGTTCATCGCTATCAGGTGTGGCGACGACAGTGGATAGTCAACCGACTGCGGTTAGGACTGGGGGTTATTTTAGGGAGTTTTATTGTTTTTGTCTTATTAGAAAATGTTGCCACCTCAGATCCTGTGGCAATGCGTCTCTTGAGTCTGCGTTTATCTACTGGAGTGGCTTTAGCCGCCAGTTGGGGATTTTCTCTCTCGGTTTGGGGCAGTTGGAACCCTTGGATAGGGTTGGGGGTTGCGTCTGGAAGCGTGACGTTGCTTCCCCAAGTGTTGGCTTCCCTGGGAGGTCAGGCGTTTTTTGACCCGCAGGTGTGGATATTGATGTTTTTGCTTCAGGGGGTGTGCTTTCCAGTGCGGTGGTGGATGCACGCGATCGCGCAAGCTCTGCCTTTAGTCTATTTTGCGATCGCCTATTGGCTTTTGCAATTGCCTCTGGTGGAACTTTATCCCCACAATATTTTAGAAACCTATCTGAATTTAGCTGGGTTGAGTGTTATTTGTAGCGTAGCCGTTTATGGGTTTGAGCGATCGCGTTATGGAGAGTTTACCGCCCAACAAAAGATTACCGAACTCTGCGAAAAGCTAGAAAGCCAAACCACCATCGACCCGCTGACGCAACTGGCTAACCGCCGTCGGTTTGAAGAATATCTCGAACAAGAATGGCGGCGCATGGGACGCGAATTGCAACCCCTATCGCTGATTGTCTGTCAAGTCGATGCCTTTTCCCATTATCTTTACACCTACGGTCAGGAAATCGGAGATGAGTGCTTGCAACAAATGGCGCAAGCGATCCAAAAAGGGGTGCAGCGTCCGGCAGACTTAACGGTTCGCTATACAATGGATGCGTTTATTATTCTCTTACCGAATACGGATGCATCGGGGGCGATGCGAGTCGCAACCAAAATTCGGACGGCGGTGAATCAATTAAAGATATTTCATGCCAATTCGCCCGCGCGTGCCTATGTCACCATGAGTTTTGGGGTGAGTAGTGCCATTCCCCAGCGCAATAGTATGCCGATAAGTCTGGCGATTGATGCCGAAGCGGCCTTACATCAAGCTAAATTACGAGGGGGCGATCGCATTTTGCAATACCCCCTCAATCGCGATTAA
- the pcrA gene encoding DNA helicase PcrA, protein MTQTIDFLSHLNSSQRLAVEHFCGPLLVVAGAGSGKTRALTYRIANLILQHRVDPENILAVTFTNKAAREMKERIEKLFAQQLSVSFTGKPWEALNPDEQTRVRSRIYKTYIKPLWVGTFHALCAKILRFDINKYKDEKGRSWNQNFSIFDESDAQSLVKQIVTQQLNLDDKKFNHKSVRYAISNAKNQGLSPQEFERSQPNYRGRTIAQVYSLYQDKLAENNALDFDDLILVPVQLFQQNEQILAYWHRKFCHILVDEYQDTNRTQYDLIRLLVTGGVESSAFKDWQNRSIFVVGDADQSIYSFRMADFTILMDFQGDFGDGLPDDDTRTMVKLEENYRSRENILQAANHLIEKNTERIDKVLKPTRDPGSPIYYYQAEDEQDEAEFVVQQIRQLQRNTEAENWGDFAILYRTNAQSRPLEEILVRSNIPYHVVGGLKFYDRKEVKDALAYLRSLVNPADTMSLLRTINTPRRGIGKATIDNLVNAASELGVPLWEMLADETSVQTLAGRSAKAVLKFTQLMSQFKDNWRDRKASEIAQAIMEESGYIQDLKSQGTDEAENRLQNVFELFNAILQFEEENLDATLEDFLASASLSSDLDNLQEGQESVSLMTLHSAKGLEFPVVFLVGLEQGLFPNFRSIDDPASLEEERRLCYVGITRAQEQLFLTHARSRRLWATREPAVSSQFLAELPTDLLSNSVPSKRFTTVPSAETAKAPGAKTRKRPSANTPQNWQVGDRVLHTTFGVGNVTHIFSSGTKMSIAVEFSGGGRKILDPAIAPLQRLT, encoded by the coding sequence ATGACTCAGACTATTGACTTCCTCAGTCATCTTAATTCGTCCCAAAGATTGGCGGTTGAGCATTTTTGCGGCCCCTTGTTGGTGGTGGCGGGTGCCGGTTCCGGTAAAACGCGGGCGCTAACTTATCGGATTGCGAATTTAATTTTGCAACATCGAGTCGATCCCGAAAATATCCTAGCGGTGACGTTTACCAATAAAGCCGCGCGGGAGATGAAAGAACGGATTGAAAAGTTATTTGCTCAACAGCTTTCAGTCAGTTTTACGGGGAAACCTTGGGAAGCGCTGAACCCAGACGAACAAACGCGAGTGCGATCGCGCATCTATAAAACCTATATTAAACCGCTTTGGGTAGGAACGTTTCACGCGCTTTGTGCCAAAATTCTCCGTTTTGATATCAATAAGTACAAGGATGAGAAAGGACGGAGTTGGAACCAGAATTTCTCTATTTTTGATGAAAGCGATGCTCAAAGCCTCGTTAAGCAAATTGTCACGCAACAACTCAATTTAGACGATAAAAAGTTTAATCATAAATCCGTTCGTTACGCGATTAGTAACGCCAAGAACCAAGGTTTATCGCCCCAAGAGTTTGAGCGTTCTCAGCCAAACTATCGCGGGAGAACCATTGCCCAAGTTTATAGCCTTTATCAGGATAAGCTGGCAGAAAATAATGCTCTAGATTTTGACGATCTGATTTTAGTCCCCGTTCAGCTATTCCAGCAAAATGAGCAAATCTTAGCCTATTGGCATCGCAAATTCTGTCATATCTTAGTTGATGAATATCAAGATACCAACCGGACGCAATATGATTTAATTCGTCTATTGGTAACGGGGGGAGTTGAGTCTAGCGCCTTTAAAGATTGGCAAAATCGCTCTATTTTTGTGGTTGGCGATGCGGATCAGTCGATTTATTCTTTCCGCATGGCTGATTTTACCATTTTGATGGACTTTCAAGGCGACTTTGGCGATGGTTTGCCGGATGATGATACGCGCACAATGGTTAAATTGGAGGAGAATTATCGCTCGCGAGAAAATATCCTGCAAGCCGCGAATCATCTAATTGAAAAGAATACAGAACGAATCGATAAAGTTCTTAAACCCACGCGCGATCCGGGTTCGCCAATCTATTATTACCAAGCCGAAGATGAACAAGATGAAGCGGAGTTTGTGGTTCAACAAATTCGCCAACTCCAACGCAACACTGAGGCGGAAAATTGGGGCGATTTTGCTATTCTTTATCGAACCAATGCTCAATCTCGACCTTTAGAAGAAATCTTAGTCCGGTCGAATATTCCCTATCATGTGGTTGGGGGGTTGAAATTCTACGATCGCAAAGAAGTTAAAGACGCTTTAGCATATCTTCGCTCTCTTGTCAATCCTGCGGATACGATGAGTTTGCTGCGTACCATTAACACGCCTCGACGCGGAATTGGCAAAGCCACCATTGATAACCTGGTTAACGCCGCCTCAGAACTGGGGGTTCCCCTGTGGGAAATGCTGGCGGATGAAACCTCAGTACAGACCTTAGCAGGTCGTTCGGCGAAAGCGGTATTGAAGTTTACCCAACTGATGAGCCAGTTTAAAGACAATTGGCGCGATCGCAAAGCCTCCGAAATTGCCCAAGCAATTATGGAAGAGTCGGGTTATATCCAAGATTTGAAAAGCCAAGGAACTGATGAAGCCGAAAACCGCTTGCAAAACGTCTTTGAGCTATTTAACGCCATTTTACAGTTTGAAGAAGAGAATCTAGACGCCACCCTAGAAGACTTTTTAGCCAGCGCCTCTCTTTCTTCAGATTTAGATAACCTGCAAGAAGGACAAGAGTCTGTCTCCCTGATGACACTGCATTCGGCTAAGGGTTTAGAGTTTCCCGTCGTCTTCCTGGTGGGGTTAGAACAAGGTCTTTTTCCCAACTTCCGCAGCATTGACGATCCCGCCTCCTTAGAAGAAGAGAGACGCTTGTGTTATGTAGGGATCACCCGCGCCCAAGAACAGCTATTCTTAACCCATGCGCGATCGCGCCGCCTGTGGGCTACGCGAGAACCTGCTGTTTCTTCCCAATTTTTAGCCGAACTCCCAACAGACTTACTCAGTAATTCTGTACCCTCCAAACGGTTTACAACGGTTCCCTCCGCCGAGACTGCAAAAGCCCCAGGCGCAAAAACCCGCAAACGCCCTAGCGCCAACACGCCCCAAAATTGGCAAGTAGGCGATCGCGTTTTGCACACCACCTTTGGTGTCGGTAACGTCACCCATATTTTCAGTTCTGGAACAAAGATGTCCATCGCGGTTGAGTTTTCGGGAGGGGGACGCAAAATTCTCGATCCGGCGATCGCACCCTTGCAACGTTTAACCTAA
- a CDS encoding AAA family ATPase, which produces MSDIFKGFEQLLELAKTLEDKLESGEIKTDFQVRSVSSIPRQGNIPRSGVRVNRPASSATDSTQSEVIVTPPPQGTTAAATPSLGQVGGLGSVLQELRELVEIPLKRPELLERLGLEPPRGVLLVGAPGTGKTLTARSLASELGASYIAINGPEIMGKYYGEAEGKLREIFEKASQSAPCLIFIDEIDSLAPDRAKVEGEVEKRVVAQLLGLMDGFAAAKGVMVLAATNRPDHLDPALRRPGRFDREILFRVPDRQGRLEILQILTQKMPLGTDVDLEAIASTSVGFVGADLKALCQKAAYNALRRQVPGMDAQVPETMEILAEDFTGAIAEIKPSVLRSVEIESPDVAWDDIGGLEEIKQTLQESVEGQLLYPELYQQTGAKAPRGILLWGPPGTGKTLLAKAVASQARANFIAVSGSELLSRWVGASEQAVRDLFAKARQAAPCVVFIDEIDTLAPARGRHVGDSGISDRVVGQLLTELDGVQTAANILLIGATNRPDTLDPALLRAGRLDLQLKVDLPNPPSRLAILQVHNQGRPLKGVNLAEFAEQTEGWNGADLALLSNQAALEAIRRYRSTGCIDPSQIQITPEDFNRAYQLLLAQGKA; this is translated from the coding sequence AGAAGATAAGCTGGAAAGTGGGGAAATAAAGACCGATTTTCAAGTTCGCTCGGTTAGTAGTATCCCTCGGCAGGGTAATATTCCTCGGAGTGGGGTGCGGGTGAACCGTCCTGCCTCTTCTGCGACGGATTCCACGCAATCTGAGGTCATTGTGACTCCGCCGCCCCAAGGGACGACAGCAGCCGCTACGCCCTCTTTGGGACAGGTGGGGGGGCTAGGTTCTGTGTTGCAGGAGTTGCGCGAGTTGGTGGAAATTCCCCTAAAGCGCCCGGAGTTGTTGGAACGGCTGGGTTTAGAACCGCCGCGAGGGGTGTTGTTGGTAGGTGCGCCGGGGACGGGGAAAACGTTAACAGCGCGATCGCTCGCATCGGAACTCGGAGCAAGCTATATTGCGATTAATGGCCCGGAGATTATGGGCAAATACTATGGGGAAGCGGAAGGAAAACTCCGGGAAATCTTTGAGAAAGCTAGCCAGTCGGCCCCTTGTCTGATTTTTATTGATGAGATTGATAGTTTAGCTCCCGATCGCGCCAAGGTGGAAGGGGAAGTAGAGAAGCGGGTGGTGGCGCAACTCCTGGGTTTGATGGATGGGTTTGCAGCCGCGAAGGGAGTGATGGTACTGGCGGCGACGAATCGCCCAGATCATCTCGATCCGGCACTGCGTCGTCCGGGACGGTTTGATCGGGAAATCTTGTTTCGCGTTCCAGACCGTCAGGGACGCTTGGAAATTCTCCAGATTTTAACCCAAAAAATGCCGTTAGGGACGGATGTGGATTTGGAGGCGATCGCATCTACCTCGGTGGGTTTTGTGGGGGCGGATTTGAAGGCGTTGTGTCAAAAGGCGGCTTACAATGCGTTGCGCCGTCAGGTTCCGGGGATGGATGCCCAAGTTCCGGAGACGATGGAGATTCTTGCAGAAGATTTTACAGGGGCGATCGCAGAAATCAAACCCTCGGTGCTGCGTTCGGTGGAAATTGAATCCCCCGATGTGGCTTGGGATGATATCGGCGGCTTGGAGGAGATTAAACAAACGCTGCAAGAATCTGTAGAAGGTCAACTCCTCTATCCGGAACTGTATCAACAAACGGGTGCAAAAGCGCCGCGCGGTATCCTATTATGGGGCCCTCCGGGAACGGGTAAAACCTTACTAGCTAAAGCAGTCGCTTCCCAAGCCAGGGCCAATTTTATCGCCGTTTCGGGTTCGGAACTCCTTAGCCGTTGGGTTGGCGCTTCCGAACAGGCGGTGCGAGATTTGTTTGCGAAAGCCAGACAAGCGGCCCCTTGCGTGGTATTTATTGATGAAATTGATACTTTAGCCCCGGCGCGGGGTCGTCATGTGGGAGACTCTGGTATTAGCGATCGCGTTGTCGGTCAATTGTTAACAGAACTCGATGGCGTGCAAACGGCGGCGAATATCCTGTTAATTGGTGCCACGAACCGTCCCGATACGTTAGATCCTGCCCTACTGCGGGCCGGACGGCTAGACTTGCAACTCAAAGTCGATTTACCCAACCCCCCCAGCCGCCTTGCCATTTTACAAGTCCACAACCAAGGAAGACCGCTTAAAGGGGTTAACTTAGCTGAATTTGCCGAACAAACGGAAGGCTGGAATGGCGCAGATTTAGCTCTGTTAAGCAATCAAGCAGCCCTTGAAGCGATTCGTCGCTATCGTAGCACTGGATGCATCGATCCTAGCCAAATTCAAATTACCCCAGAAGATTTTAACCGCGCCTATCAACTGCTGCTAGCCCAAGGAAAAGCTTAA
- a CDS encoding ATP-dependent Zn protease, whose translation MNQTSLNLIAISVFAMTLSSLLGPMFHLSPFIPAAATFGVLSLATLDALTLQGKGRNLLLDLLSGRSAQYRDRIVHHEAGHFLVAYLYNIPISGYTLTAWEALQQGQPGQGGVSFDDTELAAQFQQGSLSAQLVDRYFTVWMAGSAAEKLVYGAVEGGYDDRQKLRLLWTQQLRRSLTECETKERFAILQAQTLLQAHWSAYEALVDAMKQRSSVAHCVEVIEEYPIEAHS comes from the coding sequence ATGAATCAAACATCTCTCAACTTAATAGCAATTTCTGTGTTTGCCATGACCCTATCGAGTTTATTAGGGCCGATGTTTCATCTTTCGCCCTTTATTCCAGCGGCGGCGACGTTTGGCGTCTTGAGTTTAGCCACCCTGGATGCCTTAACGTTGCAGGGGAAAGGACGCAATCTGCTGTTGGATTTATTATCGGGGCGTTCAGCACAATATCGCGATCGCATTGTCCATCACGAAGCGGGTCATTTCCTGGTAGCCTATTTATACAATATCCCGATTTCTGGATATACCCTAACTGCGTGGGAAGCCCTCCAGCAAGGACAACCCGGACAAGGGGGGGTGAGTTTTGATGATACAGAACTCGCAGCCCAATTCCAACAGGGTAGCTTGAGCGCCCAGTTGGTAGACCGCTATTTTACCGTCTGGATGGCGGGTTCTGCGGCAGAAAAGTTAGTGTATGGTGCGGTAGAAGGGGGATATGATGACCGCCAGAAATTACGTCTATTATGGACGCAACAACTCAGGCGATCGCTAACAGAATGCGAAACCAAAGAAAGATTTGCCATTCTGCAAGCCCAAACCCTCCTTCAAGCCCATTGGTCAGCCTACGAAGCCTTAGTGGACGCAATGAAACAGCGCAGCAGCGTCGCCCATTGTGTAGAGGTTATCGAAGAATACCCCATTGAAGCCCATTCATAA